In Microvenator marinus, one genomic interval encodes:
- a CDS encoding serine O-acetyltransferase, with protein MNDHEKTDEILDALLESYSGPAEVNNLETHRLPNRREIILAFGHIQHLLFLGYFSTRCLDDVNLRGALAEHLLPAQEILVEQIGRATRWHDRNKPAEERRDDAWCEDVAMELLAHLPVVRERLAGDVRFTFESDPAATSIEEVVFCYPGIFALSAYRVAHRLHELGVPMIPRILTEHAHTRTGIDIHPGAKIGERCFIDHGTGVVIGATCDIGSDAKIYQGVTLGALSVTTEGVSRESPAKRHPTLEDRVTVYAGATILGGETVVGHDSIIGGNVWLTKSVPAGSKIYHRV; from the coding sequence ATGAATGACCATGAAAAGACCGATGAAATATTGGATGCGTTATTGGAGAGCTACTCCGGTCCAGCCGAAGTAAATAATTTAGAGACGCATCGTCTTCCAAATCGCAGGGAAATCATTCTCGCGTTTGGACACATCCAACATCTGCTCTTTTTGGGATACTTCAGCACCCGTTGTTTGGATGATGTGAATCTGAGAGGGGCGCTCGCAGAGCACTTGCTTCCGGCGCAGGAAATTCTAGTTGAGCAGATAGGGCGAGCCACTCGATGGCATGATCGTAACAAGCCTGCAGAAGAGCGTCGCGATGATGCGTGGTGCGAAGATGTTGCGATGGAACTCTTGGCGCATCTTCCGGTGGTGAGAGAGCGATTAGCCGGCGACGTACGTTTTACTTTTGAGAGTGATCCCGCCGCGACAAGCATTGAAGAGGTGGTCTTTTGTTATCCGGGGATTTTTGCGCTCTCGGCGTACCGCGTCGCTCATAGATTGCATGAGCTTGGGGTGCCGATGATCCCCCGAATCCTAACCGAACATGCTCATACACGAACAGGTATTGATATCCATCCAGGCGCGAAGATTGGGGAGCGTTGCTTCATCGATCACGGAACCGGTGTGGTGATTGGGGCCACGTGCGATATCGGCTCCGATGCAAAGATCTATCAGGGCGTAACCTTAGGCGCGCTCTCGGTGACCACCGAAGGTGTATCACGAGAATCTCCAGCTAAACGCCACCCAACTCTAGAAGATCGGGTGACCGTCTATGCCGGTGCTACGATTCTCGGCGGCGAAACGGTGGTCGGACATGACTCCATTATCGGAGGCAATGTTTGGTTGACCAAAAGTGTTCCGGCAGGGTCCAAAATCTATCACCGAGTCTAA
- a CDS encoding vWA domain-containing protein — protein MNKKLLFLPLLAALVLACSESDNSHNLPNNNSNNTSNNSTTTSNNSTNNDSIGTNNSSTTNETSGTVGPDDFDVLREVKSALELSPDQRTRRAHKLVETGDLAQIFEFVRDEIRVTPVSRLNQRFEPMASRSLFGPRGTLRGGLGSMRDKAELLEFLFEEAGFEARVRVARPLPELQTNALLFAAKTPPAFEIDYDASQATETLIAPEESEADPLFDRLIDLVQPTAAENYFPDLEDVSLPIVEVQTPEGTIIANPHFANLEFGEPGVGDFLQNSDNTPTASTRVRLWARHTDDEDFEGRTLVEGQWLDSELIGRRIVARTRAPLTLSELLFTRAEQLHHFIPMLTLEGEGLPDGEGVSGDLFSTRGERLSLSEGRVHVDGLPLDPARAEAADEVRNIELEIDAAGFPRIRVLATPTDANGNVVSNLQAENFLVTEDTSEVGATLRQNRYIPRVLFLVDRSTSIPEDFRNESLSQLGIDIATEVLQTPDAQVSVMGIGESRAQRQPFVSDLVELEAQFDAGHGSGSALWDALSEAVRRKPTLIVLITDGVVVGSTLTPRIESEIRRAGVPVLALGVGESNAPTLEEAAELSGGQYFEASDAASAKSFIESELQDPPAPYLLTYTAPSEGPQTRTLKVGIRGFMAEQEGTYEAPAESLPAGFVGLYLSVERDGQSITRTLAGIPPEAPMDSVSAQTFEDVQAAFLGSATLLVEGGMPAFSEVLDEKIDTMLDYEPMWDARENAEEFWPTLDQGFRSMPFFAYRHFWGVDTTQEQALPGAPRFVLYTDRPGFRPESIERRVDILPFTRWHSTLDDLSEGWRAALRASVKEALLEAAYFEESTISLLDQETLEALPAEDLNERVEGLPNAANWLYSAESFDDDWTLVIPSDLEPVAFWAIHEPTGTALAIVDGGGGSGSTGGGNPVNSPLGLYDSIQYFYTIAGFKGGVWVNLEIAKAKQVAYATAAIANLGSGMPFTPPAGTDAPSTAINFVCGEAENAVLDAIPGWARFIVASYNRSAAALGWQRACP, from the coding sequence ATGAACAAAAAACTACTTTTTCTACCATTACTCGCTGCTCTTGTTTTGGCGTGTTCGGAATCGGATAATTCCCACAACCTGCCAAATAACAATAGCAATAACACCTCAAACAACTCCACAACCACGAGCAATAACTCCACCAACAATGACTCGATTGGCACAAACAATTCAAGCACGACCAATGAAACAAGCGGTACCGTGGGACCTGACGATTTTGACGTCTTGCGAGAAGTAAAATCGGCCCTCGAACTCAGTCCCGATCAACGCACTCGCCGCGCCCACAAACTTGTCGAGACAGGCGACCTCGCCCAAATCTTCGAATTCGTCCGGGATGAGATTCGAGTCACCCCGGTCTCAAGGCTCAACCAACGATTCGAACCTATGGCCTCGAGAAGTCTCTTTGGGCCACGCGGCACTCTGAGGGGCGGTTTGGGTTCCATGCGTGACAAGGCCGAACTCCTCGAGTTTTTGTTCGAAGAAGCAGGCTTTGAAGCAAGGGTCCGGGTCGCAAGGCCACTGCCGGAACTTCAAACCAATGCGTTGCTTTTCGCTGCCAAGACACCCCCTGCCTTTGAAATCGACTACGACGCATCACAAGCCACAGAAACGTTGATCGCCCCAGAGGAGTCAGAAGCTGACCCTCTATTTGACCGGCTCATCGATCTTGTGCAGCCGACCGCCGCAGAAAACTACTTTCCAGACCTCGAAGACGTCTCGCTACCTATCGTGGAAGTACAGACGCCCGAGGGAACAATTATCGCCAACCCTCATTTTGCAAACTTGGAGTTCGGTGAACCAGGTGTTGGAGATTTCTTGCAGAACTCGGACAACACGCCCACGGCATCAACACGAGTGAGACTCTGGGCAAGGCACACAGACGACGAAGACTTCGAAGGGAGGACTTTGGTCGAAGGTCAGTGGTTGGATTCCGAGCTCATCGGACGCCGAATCGTTGCCCGAACACGCGCGCCCCTGACGCTCAGCGAACTTCTGTTTACACGCGCCGAACAATTGCACCATTTCATTCCCATGCTCACGCTCGAAGGTGAGGGTTTGCCGGATGGAGAGGGTGTTTCAGGGGACCTCTTCAGCACTCGCGGAGAGCGCCTCAGCTTGTCCGAAGGCAGAGTTCACGTGGACGGGCTTCCTCTCGACCCAGCGAGAGCTGAAGCAGCAGATGAAGTCCGAAACATCGAACTGGAGATCGATGCGGCCGGATTTCCGCGAATCCGTGTGCTCGCTACACCCACCGATGCCAACGGAAACGTCGTGTCGAACTTACAAGCCGAGAACTTCTTGGTCACCGAGGATACCTCTGAAGTTGGGGCCACATTGCGCCAGAATCGCTATATCCCGCGGGTTCTCTTCCTCGTCGACCGCTCCACCAGCATTCCCGAGGATTTTCGAAACGAATCATTGAGCCAACTCGGTATCGATATTGCCACCGAAGTCCTTCAAACCCCGGATGCGCAGGTGAGCGTGATGGGAATCGGAGAATCCCGCGCCCAACGTCAGCCTTTTGTGTCCGACCTCGTTGAACTCGAGGCACAATTTGATGCCGGTCATGGAAGCGGCTCGGCGTTATGGGATGCCCTGAGCGAAGCCGTCCGGAGAAAGCCCACACTTATCGTGCTTATCACGGACGGTGTCGTTGTAGGCTCAACCCTTACACCGCGTATCGAATCAGAAATTAGACGGGCTGGCGTTCCAGTACTCGCGCTTGGAGTGGGCGAGTCCAATGCGCCAACATTGGAAGAGGCCGCCGAGCTTTCTGGTGGCCAATACTTTGAAGCAAGCGATGCGGCATCGGCCAAGTCTTTCATCGAATCCGAACTTCAAGATCCACCTGCACCCTATCTTCTTACCTACACCGCGCCCTCTGAGGGCCCTCAAACACGCACGCTCAAAGTGGGCATCCGTGGGTTTATGGCAGAACAAGAAGGTACCTATGAAGCGCCGGCCGAGTCTCTTCCTGCCGGATTCGTTGGACTCTATCTGAGCGTCGAGCGTGACGGACAATCCATCACGAGAACTCTAGCCGGCATCCCCCCTGAAGCGCCGATGGACTCGGTGTCGGCCCAGACCTTTGAAGACGTGCAGGCCGCATTTCTCGGGAGCGCAACGCTACTCGTTGAAGGCGGCATGCCGGCGTTCTCAGAAGTGTTGGACGAGAAAATCGACACCATGTTGGACTATGAGCCAATGTGGGATGCTAGAGAAAACGCTGAAGAGTTCTGGCCAACGCTCGACCAAGGATTCCGAAGCATGCCTTTCTTCGCCTACCGGCATTTCTGGGGCGTGGACACCACTCAAGAGCAGGCCTTACCTGGAGCACCGCGGTTTGTACTCTACACTGATCGCCCAGGATTTCGGCCCGAATCTATCGAGAGACGTGTGGATATCCTTCCCTTTACGCGTTGGCATTCAACGCTCGACGATCTATCTGAGGGCTGGAGAGCGGCTCTTCGAGCCAGTGTAAAAGAAGCCCTCTTGGAGGCCGCGTACTTCGAGGAGTCTACGATTTCGCTCCTTGACCAAGAGACTTTAGAAGCGCTTCCTGCTGAAGACTTAAACGAACGTGTGGAAGGTCTGCCCAACGCCGCGAACTGGCTCTACAGCGCTGAGAGCTTCGATGACGATTGGACACTCGTCATCCCGTCAGACTTAGAGCCTGTGGCGTTCTGGGCAATCCATGAACCCACCGGCACCGCACTCGCGATCGTCGACGGCGGAGGTGGTTCCGGCTCAACCGGTGGGGGTAATCCAGTCAACTCACCGCTCGGCCTCTACGACAGCATTCAGTATTTCTACACCATCGCGGGTTTTAAGGGCGGAGTATGGGTAAACCTCGAAATCGCTAAGGCCAAGCAAGTCGCGTACGCAACAGCAGCCATAGCCAACCTTGGCTCGGGTATGCCATTTACCCCGCCAGCGGGCACGGACGCACCATCCACCGCGATCAATTTTGTGTGTGGCGAGGCTGAAAACGCTGTCTTGGATGCGATCCCGGGGTGGGCTCGGTTCATCGTGGCGAGCTACAACCGCTCAGCAGCGGCGCTAGGCTGGCAGAGAGCCTGCCCTTGA
- a CDS encoding M23 family metallopeptidase — protein MRKLSIVETLGLDEPHVRLEQARLAILGDPYTPRSKWGLSSLKIYRPVLSVRTWAGHKPANRKVPITNFFNRTQTPISQGWSVRKTQVCDFRGKTATYDSHNGTDFTIPPGIKVCAPAAGVVRRVSSEFHRGGLKILIDHGQGLITTSGHLGRSLVKEGDEVELGQVIAHSGYSGIDALVAFPWSPPHVHFNVWLNGVPVDPFAKPEEESVWVHRNDPKPAQSNDHDSYIADAWNEEALDEIIQSCVDPVLRHELTDIAALEERACHTIFKRNYFPTRFESSRSPYLDEYQRKPRLYLPFHRDEYDGVSLLD, from the coding sequence ATGAGGAAGCTAAGTATTGTTGAGACACTAGGATTGGATGAGCCTCACGTAAGACTTGAGCAGGCGCGTTTGGCTATTCTTGGTGACCCTTACACACCGCGTTCAAAGTGGGGGCTCTCATCGCTCAAGATTTATCGTCCAGTCTTAAGTGTGAGAACCTGGGCAGGCCATAAACCCGCAAATCGCAAAGTCCCGATTACGAACTTTTTCAATCGCACTCAGACTCCAATCTCACAGGGTTGGTCTGTGCGAAAGACGCAAGTGTGTGACTTTCGCGGAAAGACCGCGACTTACGACTCGCATAACGGGACAGACTTCACGATTCCCCCCGGGATCAAAGTTTGTGCTCCTGCGGCTGGGGTCGTTCGACGCGTATCGAGTGAGTTTCACCGAGGAGGACTCAAGATCCTCATCGATCATGGCCAGGGTTTGATCACGACTTCTGGACATCTTGGGCGTAGCCTCGTGAAAGAGGGCGACGAGGTCGAGTTGGGTCAGGTGATCGCCCATTCGGGCTATTCTGGCATCGATGCCCTTGTGGCATTTCCGTGGAGCCCGCCTCACGTTCACTTCAATGTTTGGTTGAACGGTGTGCCTGTTGACCCGTTTGCGAAGCCTGAAGAAGAGAGTGTTTGGGTCCATCGAAACGACCCAAAGCCGGCTCAATCTAACGATCATGATTCCTACATAGCTGACGCTTGGAATGAAGAAGCGCTAGACGAGATTATCCAAAGTTGTGTGGACCCGGTTCTTCGTCACGAATTGACGGATATTGCGGCTTTGGAAGAAAGGGCGTGCCATACGATCTTTAAACGAAACTACTTTCCAACCCGCTTCGAAAGCTCACGCTCGCCGTATCTCGACGAATATCAAAGGAAGCCGAGACTCTATCTGCCGTTCCATAGAGACGAATACGATGGCGTGTCTTTGTTGGATTGA
- a CDS encoding VOC family protein, translating to MKIERIHHVAYRCKDAKETVNWYVENLNMDFVLAIAEDRVPSTGEPDPYMHVFLDAGNENVLAFFELPTKPEMGRDPNTPVWVQHIAFKVKDRETLLGFKEKLEANGIDVLGVTDHSLFHSIYCFDPNGHRVELACPDPEEEEMLKRLDEVKWEMLEEWSQTKKAPKHADWLHAKAREKHN from the coding sequence ATGAAAATCGAACGCATTCACCATGTCGCTTATCGTTGCAAGGACGCCAAAGAGACCGTGAACTGGTATGTAGAAAATCTAAATATGGACTTCGTCCTGGCGATTGCAGAAGACCGCGTTCCGTCGACCGGTGAGCCCGATCCGTACATGCACGTCTTTCTCGACGCCGGAAATGAAAACGTGCTCGCGTTTTTCGAGCTTCCCACCAAACCCGAGATGGGGCGCGATCCGAACACCCCGGTTTGGGTTCAGCACATCGCATTTAAGGTCAAGGACCGAGAGACTCTCTTGGGCTTCAAGGAGAAGTTGGAGGCAAACGGTATCGACGTCCTTGGTGTGACTGACCACTCTCTTTTCCACTCGATTTATTGCTTTGACCCGAATGGCCATCGCGTCGAACTTGCGTGTCCAGACCCGGAAGAGGAGGAGATGCTCAAGCGTCTTGATGAGGTGAAGTGGGAGATGTTGGAGGAATGGTCGCAGACCAAGAAGGCTCCAAAACACGCGGATTGGCTGCACGCGAAGGCCCGCGAGAAGCATAACTAG
- a CDS encoding TetR/AcrR family transcriptional regulator, whose amino-acid sequence MRSPESPRARRRAAKIETIKEEALALVLEDGVASFSVHRLAERLDLTVGALYRYFDSVDHLLASLQVDVLCVFDAYFDAVIESTEKKGISLAVELVWAYMALSEIAPERFRLISRFVSSMDPLLNDDAAAQAVEPTMRLFAKVATSLEEAIHDAELSPGDSMDRALLLWSSVHGLLERQKLGRLQVGLFDVNRLGSNLIQTLLVGWGAKRDVVESAMDQRLKQDNLRAILNKI is encoded by the coding sequence TTGCGAAGTCCAGAATCCCCAAGAGCTCGAAGGCGGGCGGCAAAGATCGAGACCATTAAGGAAGAGGCGCTGGCCCTTGTCTTGGAGGACGGTGTTGCTTCGTTCAGTGTGCATCGTTTGGCGGAGCGCTTGGACCTCACGGTCGGCGCACTCTATCGCTATTTTGATTCGGTAGATCATCTACTTGCTTCGCTGCAGGTGGATGTTCTGTGTGTCTTCGACGCGTATTTTGACGCGGTGATCGAATCCACAGAAAAGAAGGGGATTTCCTTAGCGGTCGAGCTGGTTTGGGCCTACATGGCCTTGAGCGAGATAGCTCCGGAGAGATTTCGATTGATTTCGCGATTTGTCTCTTCGATGGACCCGTTGCTCAATGATGATGCGGCGGCTCAGGCCGTGGAACCGACGATGCGACTCTTTGCGAAGGTTGCGACAAGCCTTGAGGAGGCCATTCACGACGCGGAGCTTTCGCCCGGCGATTCTATGGACCGCGCACTGCTCCTTTGGTCGAGCGTTCATGGGCTTCTAGAGCGCCAGAAACTAGGCAGACTTCAAGTTGGGCTCTTTGACGTAAACAGGCTGGGTAGCAACCTCATCCAAACCCTCCTCGTAGGCTGGGGAGCGAAGCGAGATGTGGTCGAGAGCGCAATGGACCAGCGACTTAAGCAAGATAATTTACGGGCAATTTTGAACAAGATTTAG
- a CDS encoding N-acyl-D-amino-acid deacylase family protein: protein MYDVIIRNGTIVDGSGAPKFVGDVAVQKGVIAEVAPKIEAPAIKEVDATGMIVTPGFVDLHTHYDAQATWDPFVSPSGWHGCTTVVMGNCGVGFAPCKPENREWLINVMEGVEDIPGSALTEGIQWDWETFPEYLDALERMPRAVDVAAQVPHSAVRCYVMGDAGSENDDATPEQIEEMRRITVEGLKAGALGFSTSRTPLHRSAAGNLVAGTFAQIDELKAFGMALKDAGFGVFEAALEHIIVPSELTWLREIAEESGQTVIFNLSQTWEYPQMWKQVLEQLEDAAANNVGLYAQSAGRAIGILMTWLGSAHPFLVYPEFWSLTYGLSDEEKLEKLKDPEVRAKILADSPVDAGEFNNFIATSFDKMFLFSEYLDYEPDESQSVAAVAKRQGKTPQEVAYDAMIAEDGRGFLYFPLFNYAEGGLEPLFYMHQHERVRMGLSDGGAHCGAICDAGMPTFMLTHWTRDRKRGEKLELEWVIHRQTQQTAETYGMFDRGLLKPGYRADINVIDYENLKLGSPKMVNDLPAGGRRLLQRVSGYKMTMCKGEIILENDTPTEARPGTLVRGPQPAPNI, encoded by the coding sequence ATGTACGATGTGATCATACGAAACGGAACGATTGTGGACGGAAGTGGGGCACCTAAGTTTGTAGGTGATGTCGCAGTTCAGAAGGGCGTCATCGCTGAGGTTGCTCCCAAGATTGAAGCACCCGCTATCAAAGAGGTGGATGCCACTGGAATGATCGTGACTCCGGGGTTCGTGGATTTGCACACGCATTATGATGCGCAAGCTACTTGGGATCCTTTCGTGTCGCCGTCGGGTTGGCATGGTTGCACGACCGTCGTGATGGGGAACTGCGGGGTTGGGTTTGCTCCTTGTAAGCCAGAAAACCGCGAGTGGCTCATCAATGTGATGGAAGGTGTGGAGGATATTCCTGGCTCGGCGCTTACCGAGGGCATTCAGTGGGATTGGGAGACTTTTCCCGAGTACCTCGATGCGTTGGAGAGAATGCCGCGCGCTGTGGATGTGGCGGCGCAAGTCCCTCACTCGGCCGTTCGTTGCTACGTGATGGGTGATGCGGGTTCTGAGAATGATGACGCAACGCCCGAGCAGATTGAGGAGATGAGGCGAATCACAGTGGAAGGCCTAAAGGCCGGCGCTCTTGGGTTTTCTACGTCGCGCACACCGCTCCACCGTTCTGCAGCCGGAAATCTCGTGGCGGGGACTTTTGCGCAAATCGACGAGTTGAAGGCGTTTGGGATGGCGTTGAAAGACGCTGGCTTCGGCGTGTTTGAGGCGGCGCTCGAGCATATCATTGTTCCAAGTGAGCTTACTTGGCTTCGTGAAATCGCTGAAGAGTCCGGTCAGACCGTCATCTTCAACCTGAGCCAGACCTGGGAGTATCCGCAGATGTGGAAGCAGGTTTTGGAGCAGCTTGAAGACGCTGCGGCAAACAACGTGGGGCTCTACGCTCAGTCGGCAGGCCGCGCGATTGGTATCCTCATGACATGGCTGGGTTCCGCACATCCCTTCCTTGTGTATCCCGAGTTTTGGTCACTTACCTACGGGCTGAGCGACGAAGAGAAGCTCGAGAAGCTAAAGGACCCGGAAGTGCGTGCGAAGATTCTCGCGGACAGTCCAGTGGATGCCGGTGAATTCAATAATTTCATCGCGACCAGTTTCGACAAGATGTTCCTCTTCAGTGAGTACCTTGATTACGAGCCGGATGAGTCGCAGTCAGTCGCGGCGGTGGCCAAGCGACAGGGTAAGACACCACAAGAGGTCGCCTATGATGCGATGATTGCCGAGGATGGCCGAGGGTTCTTGTACTTCCCTCTCTTTAACTACGCCGAAGGTGGGCTTGAGCCTCTCTTCTACATGCATCAGCACGAGCGCGTAAGAATGGGGCTCTCGGACGGCGGCGCGCATTGTGGCGCGATCTGCGACGCAGGCATGCCGACCTTCATGCTCACCCACTGGACGCGTGACAGAAAGCGCGGTGAAAAACTGGAGCTTGAGTGGGTAATTCACCGACAGACTCAGCAAACTGCCGAGACCTACGGAATGTTTGACCGCGGGCTTTTGAAGCCCGGATATCGGGCGGATATCAACGTGATCGATTACGAAAACTTGAAACTCGGCTCACCCAAGATGGTCAACGACTTGCCAGCAGGTGGAAGGCGCCTTTTGCAACGTGTGAGCGGCTACAAGATGACCATGTGCAAGGGTGAGATTATTTTGGAGAATGATACTCCCACCGAGGCAAGGCCCGGGACGCTCGTCAGGGGCCCGCAGCCCGCGCCAAATATTTAA
- a CDS encoding superoxide dismutase, whose protein sequence is MLSADRRIFLKNMGVMAGGLVLLPYMSACSSSQPVADETPKEEPEPSGPVDHTLPELAYGYDALAPNIDAMTMEIHHSKHHAGYVSNLNKALEGHDDLRSLGLAALLANGLAAVPEDKRTAVLNNGGGHLNHSLFWKMMTPNSAGPNGAVADAIMKKFGSFDAFKGEFKKTALGQFGSGWGWLVKSSTGELELVGTPEQGNPWVDGKVPVLGIDVWEHAYYLNYENRRGDYIDAFFNVVNWDYANSLFAADKDTWASLI, encoded by the coding sequence ATGTTATCAGCAGATAGACGTATTTTTCTTAAGAATATGGGTGTGATGGCGGGCGGTCTCGTTCTGCTTCCCTATATGAGCGCGTGTTCTTCGTCTCAGCCGGTTGCGGATGAGACGCCAAAGGAAGAGCCGGAGCCAAGTGGACCGGTTGATCACACCCTTCCAGAACTTGCGTATGGATACGATGCGTTGGCGCCAAACATCGACGCGATGACGATGGAGATCCATCACTCCAAGCACCATGCTGGTTACGTTTCGAACCTCAACAAGGCGCTAGAAGGCCACGACGATTTGCGTTCACTTGGCCTAGCGGCGCTCTTGGCTAATGGGCTCGCCGCGGTGCCTGAAGACAAGAGAACGGCTGTATTGAATAATGGTGGTGGGCACCTGAATCACTCGCTCTTTTGGAAGATGATGACCCCAAATAGTGCAGGGCCAAACGGTGCAGTGGCCGACGCCATCATGAAAAAGTTCGGGAGCTTTGACGCGTTCAAGGGCGAATTCAAGAAGACGGCGCTTGGACAATTCGGCTCGGGTTGGGGCTGGTTGGTCAAATCGAGCACGGGTGAGCTCGAGCTTGTAGGCACGCCTGAGCAAGGTAATCCATGGGTGGATGGCAAAGTTCCCGTTTTGGGAATCGACGTTTGGGAACACGCTTACTACCTCAATTATGAGAACCGACGCGGGGATTATATTGATGCCTTCTTTAACGTGGTGAATTGGGACTATGCGAATAGTCTCTTCGCTGCTGATAAAGACACCTGGGCATCCCTAATCTGA
- a CDS encoding protein kinase domain-containing protein yields the protein MNIVCAQCGASITDLPICTECQASPILESKYKLLHAVGSGAFGTTYKAERLSDHTLVAVKEMLIRRADSVKVLELFEREARILESLDHPGIPEYFDDFVHDAGKSTAFFIVQEFIDGYSLNKVFDGPARPEEVFDALAEILEILEYLHSFSPPVVHRDIKPQNILRREDSSLVLIDFGSVRAALDTGEGGSTVAGTFGYMAPEQFMGRALPQSDVYSIGAMAVALLSADDPQKLLKQDRTFDLSRLNISEEERALLKWMTSLNPEERPSASEARNAIQNRGSSTALVRPSSTALAAIHPDIRAILRTPKPRPLPRSFKKVYLTEQGFNIAFGTVFGGIGTVVPVIVGVGMISSGQTLVGFLMPILFVLIFGGVGFGLLYSGLKRRNIARRVWTQGEPIDGVIAATGRSNYSQNGRSANRYHYNYSVNGKTFEGHWDSWSWQNLKAGDPVAVLYDPEKPEDSLMVATAAL from the coding sequence ATGAACATAGTTTGCGCGCAGTGTGGCGCTTCCATCACTGACCTCCCCATTTGTACTGAGTGCCAAGCATCTCCGATTCTTGAGTCGAAGTACAAACTGCTTCATGCCGTGGGTTCAGGTGCGTTCGGGACCACCTACAAAGCAGAAAGACTCTCCGATCACACCTTGGTTGCGGTCAAAGAGATGCTGATCCGTAGAGCGGATTCGGTCAAAGTGCTCGAACTCTTTGAGCGGGAGGCGAGGATTCTTGAGAGTCTAGATCATCCCGGGATTCCCGAATATTTTGATGATTTTGTTCACGATGCCGGAAAAAGCACAGCCTTTTTCATCGTTCAAGAATTCATCGATGGCTACTCACTGAACAAAGTGTTTGACGGACCGGCACGCCCCGAAGAAGTCTTCGATGCACTCGCTGAAATCCTTGAAATCCTAGAATATCTCCACTCGTTTTCCCCACCTGTCGTTCATCGAGATATCAAGCCACAAAACATACTTCGCCGAGAAGACTCCAGCCTCGTCCTCATCGACTTCGGCTCGGTACGTGCCGCACTTGATACGGGTGAGGGAGGCAGTACCGTGGCCGGAACTTTCGGATACATGGCGCCCGAGCAATTCATGGGAAGAGCACTACCTCAATCCGACGTCTATTCCATTGGCGCTATGGCAGTCGCGTTGCTATCCGCGGATGATCCGCAAAAATTGCTCAAACAAGACCGTACCTTCGACCTCAGTCGACTCAATATTTCAGAGGAAGAACGGGCGTTACTCAAATGGATGACTAGCCTCAATCCCGAGGAACGGCCAAGCGCCTCAGAGGCAAGAAACGCCATCCAAAATCGAGGCTCCTCTACAGCTCTTGTCCGTCCTTCGAGCACGGCGCTCGCCGCTATACATCCAGATATTCGTGCAATCCTAAGGACGCCGAAGCCGAGACCGCTACCGAGGTCTTTCAAAAAAGTCTACCTCACCGAACAGGGCTTCAATATTGCGTTCGGAACTGTATTCGGCGGCATAGGCACGGTAGTACCAGTCATCGTCGGTGTGGGAATGATCAGTAGCGGCCAAACCCTCGTCGGCTTCCTGATGCCAATATTATTCGTTTTGATCTTCGGAGGTGTCGGCTTTGGGCTCCTCTACTCGGGCCTCAAGCGGCGAAACATCGCGCGCCGAGTGTGGACGCAAGGCGAGCCAATCGACGGCGTGATTGCGGCTACCGGAAGGTCGAATTATTCGCAAAACGGGCGGTCCGCAAACCGCTACCATTACAATTACAGCGTCAACGGTAAAACCTTTGAAGGGCATTGGGATTCTTGGTCTTGGCAGAATCTAAAGGCGGGTGATCCAGTGGCAGTACTCTATGACCCAGAAAAGCCCGAAGACTCGTTGATGGTCGCGACTGCTGCCCTCTGA